From a region of the Nothobranchius furzeri strain GRZ-AD chromosome 12, NfurGRZ-RIMD1, whole genome shotgun sequence genome:
- the supt3h gene encoding transcription initiation protein SPT3 homolog isoform X2, translated as MSSPMAGSASSASKDRPASRTSFIPELQSMMFALGDSRRALYETAALVEDIVHTQLINMLHQACEGAALRGSRVISAEDILFLMRRDKKKLARLLKYLQFRDYKSNLLKTLEDEDVQQEPGAAAGGNQRRQRLAQDFLVWMDQTGELLPLIERQEVDPIKQERIERLERQTRSMDAAQYSEFCESRQLSFAKKASKFRDWLDCSSLELKPNSIAMEILSYLAYETVAQIVDLSLLVKQEMMVKNNPVTHVISASYIHYNTLTEVKRDPDSPEATPPSTPGSSHSLKPLLQGNGSVDGRVRQRKRKKSCPATVEPPSGVIQPCHIREAMRRYNYSHTITYRRSGMAFLTC; from the exons ATGAGCAGTCCGATGGCTGGTTCTGCCTCCTCCGCTTCTAAAGACCGTCCTGCCTCCAGGACCAGTTTCATCCCTGAGCTGCAGAGCatgat gtttgcTCTGGGAGACTCACGCAGGGCCCTGTATGAAACAGCAGCTCTGGTGGAGGACATTGTACACACACAGCTCATAAATATG CTTCATCAAGCCTGTGAGGGAGCGGCGCTTCGTGGTTCCAGGGTCATTTCAGCCGAGGACATCCTGTTCCTGATGAGGAGAGACAAG AAAAAGTTGGCCCGATTACTGAAATATCTCCAGTTTAGAGATTATAAATCTAACCTGCTCAAAACTCTGGAGGATGAAGATGTGCAACAAGAACCGG GTGCAGCAGCTGGCGGTAACCAGCGGAGGCAGCGTTTAGCTCAAGACTTCCTGGTGTGGATGGATCAGACCGGCGAGCTCCTGCCCTTAATTGAGCGACAGGAAGTCGACCCCATCAAACAGGAGAGgattgag CGTCTGGAGCGTCAGACTCGGAGTATGGATGCAGCTCAGTATTCTGAGTTCTGTGAGAGTCGGCAGCTCAGCTTCG CTAAAAAAGCCTCCAAATTTCGGGACTGGCTGGACTGCAGCAGCCTGGAGCTGAAACCCAACAGCATCGCCATGGAGATCCTTTCATACCTGGCCTATGAGACGGTAGCTCAG ATTGTAGATTTATCTCTGTTGGTGAAGCAGGAAATGATGGTGAAGAACAATCCTGTCACTCATGTGATCTCCGCCAGCTACATCCACTACAACACGCTCACCGAG GTGAAGAGGGATCCAGATTCACCTGAGGCCACGCCCCCTTCCACTCCAGGCTCCTCCCACTCTTTGAAGCCCCTCCTGCAGGGTAACGGCAGCGTGGATGGCCGAGTACGGCAGAGGAAACGCAAGAAG AGCTGCCCGGCTACTGTGGAGCCTCCCAGCGGAGTCATCCAGCCCTGTCACATCAGAGAGGCCATGAGACGATACAACTACAGTCACACA
- the supt3h gene encoding transcription initiation protein SPT3 homolog isoform X3, which translates to MLHQACEGAALRGSRVISAEDILFLMRRDKFVLFFSCLFKCQKKLARLLKYLQFRDYKSNLLKTLEDEDVQQEPGAAAGGNQRRQRLAQDFLVWMDQTGELLPLIERQEVDPIKQERIERLERQTRSMDAAQYSEFCESRQLSFAKKASKFRDWLDCSSLELKPNSIAMEILSYLAYETVAQIVDLSLLVKQEMMVKNNPVTHVISASYIHYNTLTEVKRDPDSPEATPPSTPGSSHSLKPLLQGNGSVDGRVRQRKRKKSCPATVEPPSGVIQPCHIREAMRRYNYSHTITYRRSGMAFLTC; encoded by the exons ATG CTTCATCAAGCCTGTGAGGGAGCGGCGCTTCGTGGTTCCAGGGTCATTTCAGCCGAGGACATCCTGTTCCTGATGAGGAGAGACAAG TTtgtcttatttttttcttgtCTGTTTAAATGTCAGAAAAAGTTGGCCCGATTACTGAAATATCTCCAGTTTAGAGATTATAAATCTAACCTGCTCAAAACTCTGGAGGATGAAGATGTGCAACAAGAACCGG GTGCAGCAGCTGGCGGTAACCAGCGGAGGCAGCGTTTAGCTCAAGACTTCCTGGTGTGGATGGATCAGACCGGCGAGCTCCTGCCCTTAATTGAGCGACAGGAAGTCGACCCCATCAAACAGGAGAGgattgag CGTCTGGAGCGTCAGACTCGGAGTATGGATGCAGCTCAGTATTCTGAGTTCTGTGAGAGTCGGCAGCTCAGCTTCG CTAAAAAAGCCTCCAAATTTCGGGACTGGCTGGACTGCAGCAGCCTGGAGCTGAAACCCAACAGCATCGCCATGGAGATCCTTTCATACCTGGCCTATGAGACGGTAGCTCAG ATTGTAGATTTATCTCTGTTGGTGAAGCAGGAAATGATGGTGAAGAACAATCCTGTCACTCATGTGATCTCCGCCAGCTACATCCACTACAACACGCTCACCGAG GTGAAGAGGGATCCAGATTCACCTGAGGCCACGCCCCCTTCCACTCCAGGCTCCTCCCACTCTTTGAAGCCCCTCCTGCAGGGTAACGGCAGCGTGGATGGCCGAGTACGGCAGAGGAAACGCAAGAAG AGCTGCCCGGCTACTGTGGAGCCTCCCAGCGGAGTCATCCAGCCCTGTCACATCAGAGAGGCCATGAGACGATACAACTACAGTCACACA
- the supt3h gene encoding transcription initiation protein SPT3 homolog isoform X1, with product MSSPMAGSASSASKDRPASRTSFIPELQSMMFALGDSRRALYETAALVEDIVHTQLINMLHQACEGAALRGSRVISAEDILFLMRRDKFVLFFSCLFKCQKKLARLLKYLQFRDYKSNLLKTLEDEDVQQEPGAAAGGNQRRQRLAQDFLVWMDQTGELLPLIERQEVDPIKQERIERLERQTRSMDAAQYSEFCESRQLSFAKKASKFRDWLDCSSLELKPNSIAMEILSYLAYETVAQIVDLSLLVKQEMMVKNNPVTHVISASYIHYNTLTEVKRDPDSPEATPPSTPGSSHSLKPLLQGNGSVDGRVRQRKRKKSCPATVEPPSGVIQPCHIREAMRRYNYSHTITYRRSGMAFLTC from the exons ATGAGCAGTCCGATGGCTGGTTCTGCCTCCTCCGCTTCTAAAGACCGTCCTGCCTCCAGGACCAGTTTCATCCCTGAGCTGCAGAGCatgat gtttgcTCTGGGAGACTCACGCAGGGCCCTGTATGAAACAGCAGCTCTGGTGGAGGACATTGTACACACACAGCTCATAAATATG CTTCATCAAGCCTGTGAGGGAGCGGCGCTTCGTGGTTCCAGGGTCATTTCAGCCGAGGACATCCTGTTCCTGATGAGGAGAGACAAG TTtgtcttatttttttcttgtCTGTTTAAATGTCAGAAAAAGTTGGCCCGATTACTGAAATATCTCCAGTTTAGAGATTATAAATCTAACCTGCTCAAAACTCTGGAGGATGAAGATGTGCAACAAGAACCGG GTGCAGCAGCTGGCGGTAACCAGCGGAGGCAGCGTTTAGCTCAAGACTTCCTGGTGTGGATGGATCAGACCGGCGAGCTCCTGCCCTTAATTGAGCGACAGGAAGTCGACCCCATCAAACAGGAGAGgattgag CGTCTGGAGCGTCAGACTCGGAGTATGGATGCAGCTCAGTATTCTGAGTTCTGTGAGAGTCGGCAGCTCAGCTTCG CTAAAAAAGCCTCCAAATTTCGGGACTGGCTGGACTGCAGCAGCCTGGAGCTGAAACCCAACAGCATCGCCATGGAGATCCTTTCATACCTGGCCTATGAGACGGTAGCTCAG ATTGTAGATTTATCTCTGTTGGTGAAGCAGGAAATGATGGTGAAGAACAATCCTGTCACTCATGTGATCTCCGCCAGCTACATCCACTACAACACGCTCACCGAG GTGAAGAGGGATCCAGATTCACCTGAGGCCACGCCCCCTTCCACTCCAGGCTCCTCCCACTCTTTGAAGCCCCTCCTGCAGGGTAACGGCAGCGTGGATGGCCGAGTACGGCAGAGGAAACGCAAGAAG AGCTGCCCGGCTACTGTGGAGCCTCCCAGCGGAGTCATCCAGCCCTGTCACATCAGAGAGGCCATGAGACGATACAACTACAGTCACACA